A portion of the Desulfomonilia bacterium genome contains these proteins:
- a CDS encoding SprT-like domain-containing protein, producing the protein MTSGRLWPEKCSRLKMPGIRYLLRGKAAGRAWPQKWEISLNPHLAELNGDRFIMETVTHEIAHLIAFRLNSKDRPHGRTWESVMLAFGQDPKRLHDYDVSGIAGVRRHQPGYIYVCDCREHQITRTRHNRIIKGAEYRCMRCRSIIRPANRQ; encoded by the coding sequence ATGACATCAGGCAGGTTATGGCCTGAGAAATGCAGCAGGCTGAAGATGCCGGGTATCAGGTATTTATTGAGGGGAAAGGCTGCAGGAAGGGCCTGGCCTCAAAAATGGGAGATTTCGCTTAACCCTCATCTGGCAGAACTCAATGGTGACAGGTTCATTATGGAGACAGTCACGCACGAGATTGCTCACCTGATAGCCTTCAGGCTGAATTCAAAAGACAGGCCTCACGGCCGCACATGGGAATCGGTCATGCTGGCCTTCGGGCAGGACCCTAAAAGGCTGCATGACTATGACGTGTCCGGCATTGCCGGCGTCAGAAGACATCAACCGGGATATATCTATGTATGCGACTGCAGGGAGCATCAGATAACACGGACAAGACACAACAGGATTATTAAAGGTGCGGAATACAGATGCATGCGTTGCAGAAGCATAATAAGGCCGGCAAATCGGCAATGA
- a CDS encoding SRPBCC family protein — MRRIFPLTVLTVIMLCLAASATASAKPRKIELAPLPERFDAAAMAPMLEQGKLIWVNSQKDGKFKQASIMAMVNAGIRKTWDAVTDYDHYNEFMPNAKKIVVISREGSDTVLSYTIDLPGPDFEYTLRHHHTPYTRVDIKPENDKGDIKTGAWRWELIPIGESRTVLVYTLYTDIRESSWILKMALKSDPSMEHGINIATGLVTISAIKRRAEKQ, encoded by the coding sequence GTGAGGAGAATCTTCCCTTTAACAGTTCTGACGGTAATCATGCTTTGCCTTGCAGCCTCTGCCACTGCATCCGCAAAACCCCGGAAAATTGAACTGGCCCCGCTGCCGGAAAGGTTCGATGCAGCAGCAATGGCCCCCATGCTCGAACAGGGCAAACTCATATGGGTCAACTCCCAGAAAGACGGCAAATTCAAGCAGGCAAGCATCATGGCCATGGTCAATGCAGGCATCAGAAAGACATGGGACGCTGTGACCGATTACGATCATTACAACGAATTCATGCCCAATGCCAAAAAGATCGTGGTTATCTCAAGGGAGGGCAGCGATACAGTTCTCAGCTATACTATCGATCTGCCGGGACCGGACTTCGAGTATACTCTAAGGCATCACCATACCCCTTATACAAGGGTGGACATAAAACCTGAAAACGACAAGGGCGATATCAAGACAGGCGCATGGCGTTGGGAGCTTATTCCCATTGGTGAGAGCAGGACTGTCCTTGTGTACACGCTCTATACAGACATCAGGGAATCAAGCTGGATACTGAAGATGGCACTTAAATCGGACCCGTCGATGGAACACGGAATCAACATCGCGACCGGCCTTGTCACGATAAGTGCGATAAAACGCCGGGCTGAAAAGCAATAA
- a CDS encoding TerC family protein gives MYDAIALLLLLVGLELVLGVDNILVISIFVGKLPEKTRNKARITGLSFALIARILILFILVKLAGLTDPVLLSYSIRDIILLSGGLFLIYKAVREIHHTVELKDEMEKIEGKIYNGFAAVIVQIVLMDIVFSIDSVITAIGLTDKLWVIISAVIISFMAILAFARPIGEFIIRRPSLKILALSFLITIGVTIFLEGTHQHVPKAYIYLPMGFALFVEILQERYLHNKKKIVERQD, from the coding sequence GTGTATGATGCGATAGCCCTACTGCTGCTCCTCGTCGGACTCGAACTTGTTCTCGGAGTCGACAACATTCTTGTCATTTCGATTTTTGTGGGAAAGCTGCCAGAAAAAACTAGAAACAAGGCAAGGATCACCGGGCTCAGTTTCGCTCTAATTGCAAGGATACTGATACTCTTTATACTCGTCAAGCTTGCCGGACTGACTGACCCGGTTCTGCTCTCGTATTCGATCAGGGACATCATATTGCTCTCTGGAGGTCTTTTCCTCATCTACAAGGCGGTCAGGGAGATCCATCATACTGTCGAGCTGAAGGATGAGATGGAAAAAATTGAGGGAAAAATCTACAACGGCTTCGCAGCCGTGATAGTACAGATAGTCCTCATGGATATCGTATTTTCAATCGACTCGGTCATAACTGCAATAGGCCTGACAGACAAGCTGTGGGTGATCATCAGCGCAGTTATAATCTCATTCATGGCCATACTCGCATTTGCCAGACCCATAGGCGAATTCATCATAAGAAGGCCGTCACTGAAGATTCTGGCGCTTTCATTCCTTATCACGATCGGCGTTACGATATTCCTCGAAGGTACACACCAGCATGTTCCTAAGGCATACATATACCTGCCCATGGGATTTGCCCTTTTTGTGGAGATACTGCAGGAACGTTACCTGCACAACAAAAAGAAGATAGTGGAGCGGCAGGACTAG
- a CDS encoding MFS transporter — translation MEKVKVYGYRWVVLAAFMLINCIMQMHWLNFAPITTDAEQFYNVSELQIGLFSMSFMIMFIFMCIPASYVIDTYGIRIGVGVGAVLTAVFGMIKGIYADSYNAILISSFGLAVGQPFILNAITKVGAEWFPIEERATAAGLGALSQYLGFVVAMALTPVLFKLQGMKGMLMSYGYASLAIAVLFFIFIKDKPPTPPTHRHEVRHSVFMGLKHMFKIKDMILILILFFIGLGMFNAVSTWIEPLLKPRGINPEQAGLIGAAMIVGGIIGAVVIPVLSDKQRKRKAYLILCMIGIVPGLVGMTFLSGFVPLLIAGFVLGFFTMSAGPVGFQYGAEVSFPTPESTSQGMILLAGQISGILFIYLMNLLKNPVTGSMTNSMIIFLVLMIGSAVAALLMKESPMIMTQTELIEKTEEVLERIDEKTAG, via the coding sequence ATGGAAAAGGTAAAGGTTTACGGCTATCGATGGGTGGTTCTTGCTGCTTTCATGCTTATAAACTGCATAATGCAGATGCACTGGTTGAACTTTGCCCCCATTACTACCGATGCTGAACAGTTTTATAATGTTAGCGAACTGCAGATCGGGCTCTTTTCCATGAGCTTCATGATCATGTTTATCTTTATGTGCATACCGGCATCATACGTGATCGATACCTACGGCATAAGGATAGGTGTAGGCGTCGGAGCCGTGCTGACGGCCGTATTCGGGATGATCAAGGGCATATATGCTGACAGCTATAATGCCATACTCATTTCTTCTTTCGGACTGGCCGTAGGGCAGCCTTTCATATTGAATGCAATTACTAAGGTCGGGGCCGAATGGTTTCCGATTGAGGAGCGTGCGACGGCTGCGGGACTGGGCGCGCTGTCTCAGTATCTGGGCTTTGTCGTTGCCATGGCGCTGACGCCCGTCCTGTTCAAGTTACAGGGAATGAAGGGGATGCTCATGTCGTACGGCTATGCATCCCTCGCAATAGCGGTACTCTTCTTCATTTTCATCAAGGACAAACCGCCCACCCCTCCCACTCACCGACACGAAGTGCGCCACAGCGTATTCATGGGTTTGAAGCACATGTTCAAGATAAAAGATATGATTCTTATACTGATATTGTTCTTTATCGGTCTTGGAATGTTCAATGCAGTCAGCACATGGATTGAGCCTCTGCTGAAGCCCAGAGGGATTAATCCCGAACAGGCAGGACTCATAGGCGCCGCGATGATAGTAGGCGGAATAATAGGTGCGGTGGTAATACCCGTTCTCTCGGACAAGCAGAGGAAGAGAAAGGCATATCTGATCCTGTGCATGATAGGCATAGTGCCCGGACTTGTCGGAATGACCTTCTTGAGCGGTTTCGTCCCTCTGCTGATAGCGGGTTTCGTGCTGGGCTTCTTTACGATGAGCGCCGGTCCTGTCGGTTTCCAGTACGGGGCTGAGGTCAGCTTCCCGACGCCTGAGTCGACATCTCAGGGCATGATACTTCTGGCAGGCCAGATATCGGGCATCCTGTTCATCTACCTCATGAATCTGCTCAAGAACCCGGTGACGGGCTCGATGACCAATTCCATGATCATATTCCTTGTGCTCATGATCGGAAGCGCGGTTGCGGCTCTTCTTATGAAGGAATCTCCCATGATAATGACGCAGACAGAGCTTATTGAGAAGACAGAAGAGGTTCTTGAAAGGATTGATGAAAAGACGGCAGGCTAG
- a CDS encoding GH116 family glycosyl-hydrolase: MDKRLITWDEPAGEYVKSSIARGFPLGGIGSGGITIGSDGSFIEARCNNNWMNPVRSLRGSFFALHTMQGIAKKSRILRYGYEKEFGNIEAIASTRFKGRLPEFELGFNDSLPVEIRLSGFTPHIPHNIKDSTIPAALFSVRIENISNEPVFVSVLFSWQNILGCGGTGQTGLVMRRRKIPVGLEGKLTYRDVNGNYQEACETGGMPAILFRTSQSYDPRSHRYGVLGEYLLSACPPDGFQTDICEGYDSMELSPAILDSFVRSGRISSQAVPVIGSDRIRPAGAVAVHGSLEPGKSVDVPFYLIWWTPGHVTEKSPVLKSRSGIHDGERVGHVYENYFKDSFEIAGYLKSQRERLYRETMELPSLLDESNLPAWLRRTIMNSIDSVLCNTVVPEDGRLYTIEGMDWQWPYGGLTGTNDQRLSSHPYTSVFFTELDRSELETFRRLMDRRGSVPHGNGNCDLALGDASVPYGWPEEIIFVLKAKEWTDLAASEIIQAGKMFRMTGDEEWLDMFWPDLKRMAEYMDKNCVNGVPEGGTTYDIWHFPGTFIYSATIYLAALKTMLDLAGHIEPGISALFEKRAEACKKRIDEALWDNERGYYRSSPMRPTIFCAALAGDWVSRYSGLCPVLEAEKAASHMELAFKLLINGAKNLPRFKGRMPKPVAEMTISGSEKLVPRGFFHGDIRQIYIWQVISYQACEHIYLGQIDEGLDTLYMVYSRLERLGYTFSADLTGETKSIYMTHPVAWAVLNAFTGAALDIPRAVLHLGPRPMPGENRLKCPIFFPGFWAMLDYDARTGLATIDVRKHFGKPVIIKTVMADLTDWEQKEIPLEKPVLLEQGNTITIKLAP, translated from the coding sequence ATGGATAAGCGCCTCATAACATGGGATGAGCCGGCAGGCGAATATGTTAAAAGCTCGATTGCCAGGGGTTTCCCGCTTGGCGGAATAGGTTCGGGCGGCATTACCATAGGTTCGGACGGCAGTTTCATTGAGGCCCGCTGCAACAACAACTGGATGAACCCGGTCAGGAGTCTCAGAGGCTCTTTCTTTGCCCTTCACACCATGCAGGGCATCGCGAAAAAAAGCCGCATACTCAGGTATGGTTACGAAAAGGAATTCGGCAATATCGAGGCGATAGCTTCGACACGTTTCAAAGGCAGACTTCCTGAATTCGAACTCGGGTTTAACGACAGCCTGCCGGTTGAGATAAGGCTTTCTGGTTTCACACCGCACATACCCCATAATATAAAGGATTCTACAATTCCTGCAGCATTATTCTCCGTGAGAATTGAGAATATCTCCAATGAACCCGTTTTCGTGTCCGTCCTTTTTTCCTGGCAGAATATCCTGGGCTGCGGAGGGACAGGCCAGACCGGGCTTGTCATGAGGAGAAGGAAGATTCCTGTAGGGCTTGAAGGCAAGCTGACTTATCGCGATGTTAACGGCAATTATCAGGAGGCTTGTGAAACAGGCGGAATGCCCGCCATTCTTTTCAGGACAAGTCAATCATACGATCCACGGTCCCACAGATATGGCGTGCTGGGCGAGTACCTTCTTTCCGCCTGTCCGCCGGACGGTTTCCAGACCGACATCTGTGAAGGATATGATTCAATGGAGTTATCACCCGCAATCCTGGACAGCTTTGTCAGGTCAGGGAGGATATCGTCACAGGCAGTGCCTGTTATCGGCTCGGATAGAATAAGACCAGCCGGCGCTGTAGCAGTTCATGGAAGTCTTGAACCGGGGAAAAGCGTGGATGTGCCATTTTATCTGATATGGTGGACACCCGGACATGTAACTGAAAAGAGCCCGGTGCTGAAATCGAGAAGCGGCATACATGACGGAGAGAGGGTGGGCCATGTCTATGAAAATTACTTCAAGGACAGTTTTGAAATCGCAGGCTACCTGAAATCACAGAGGGAGCGTCTTTACCGTGAGACGATGGAACTGCCCTCTTTGCTCGACGAATCGAATCTGCCCGCCTGGCTCAGGCGCACGATCATGAATTCAATCGATTCGGTATTATGCAACACTGTTGTACCTGAAGACGGCCGTCTCTATACAATCGAAGGCATGGACTGGCAGTGGCCGTACGGCGGGCTGACCGGCACGAACGATCAGAGGCTTTCATCGCACCCTTATACATCGGTCTTTTTTACAGAACTCGACAGGAGCGAACTTGAAACCTTCAGGAGGCTGATGGACAGGCGCGGTTCGGTTCCTCACGGAAACGGCAACTGTGACCTGGCGCTTGGCGATGCGTCGGTTCCCTACGGCTGGCCCGAGGAGATCATATTCGTGCTTAAGGCCAAGGAGTGGACAGACCTGGCCGCAAGCGAGATCATTCAGGCTGGAAAGATGTTCAGGATGACCGGGGATGAAGAGTGGCTTGACATGTTCTGGCCGGACCTCAAACGGATGGCGGAATATATGGATAAAAACTGCGTTAACGGTGTTCCGGAGGGCGGAACGACCTATGACATCTGGCATTTTCCGGGTACGTTCATATATTCGGCAACCATATATCTTGCGGCCTTGAAAACCATGCTCGACCTTGCCGGGCATATTGAGCCTGGGATAAGCGCCCTTTTTGAAAAAAGAGCTGAAGCATGCAAAAAGCGTATCGATGAAGCCCTGTGGGATAATGAGAGGGGATATTACAGAAGTTCGCCGATGAGGCCTACAATATTCTGCGCCGCACTGGCAGGAGACTGGGTAAGCAGGTATTCCGGTCTGTGCCCTGTTCTTGAAGCGGAAAAGGCCGCGAGTCATATGGAGCTGGCTTTCAAGCTTCTGATCAATGGGGCTAAAAACCTTCCCAGGTTTAAAGGCAGGATGCCGAAACCTGTTGCCGAAATGACGATTTCCGGCAGCGAAAAACTGGTGCCCAGGGGATTTTTTCACGGTGATATCAGACAGATATACATCTGGCAGGTCATAAGCTATCAGGCCTGCGAGCATATCTATCTGGGGCAGATCGATGAAGGGCTTGACACGCTCTATATGGTCTATTCACGTCTGGAGAGGCTTGGCTATACATTCAGCGCCGACCTGACAGGAGAAACAAAGAGCATATACATGACCCATCCCGTCGCGTGGGCGGTCTTGAATGCCTTCACCGGAGCGGCGCTTGATATTCCCCGGGCTGTTCTTCATCTTGGCCCAAGGCCCATGCCGGGAGAAAACAGGCTTAAATGCCCCATATTCTTTCCCGGGTTCTGGGCCATGCTTGATTACGATGCAAGGACAGGCCTCGCCACCATAGATGTCAGGAAACATTTCGGCAAACCCGTCATTATAAAAACTGTAATGGCTGATCTGACAGACTGGGAACAAAAAGAAATTCCACTTGAAAAACCTGTACTGTTGGAGCAGGGTAACACGATAACCATCAAGCTTGCACCCTGA
- a CDS encoding FGGY family carbohydrate kinase, whose amino-acid sequence MGGLLLGLDIGSSFVKASIIEIERGLLKTASHSPETEMEILSPRPGHAEQDPETWWKAVLACLDKIKSAGIRLDEIEAIGISYQMHGLVVVGKDLRPLRPSIIWCDSRAVTTGEKAFDAIGHDLCLKRFMNSPGNFTASKLAWVKKNEPGIYKKIYKFMLPGDYIALKLSGEATTTPAGLSEGILWDYTDSAPAKLILDYFAIDERLIPEIRPSFGLQCVISRNAACETGLKEGIPVAYRAGDQPNNAFSLNVLNPGETATTAGTSGVVYGVSNKPVYDAESRVNGFLHVNHSAKAGRYGILMCINGTGILNSWLKHNMPGLSYEEMNRLAATVAPGSEGLVILPYGNGAERTLSNINPGVSVRGLDLIRHTKAHLLRAAQEGIVFALKYGMEIMEGMGIKAETIRAGHANMFLSNVFCEAFACATEANVELFSTDGAQGAARGAGIGSNAYGSFADAFTGLEIISKIEPARGLADAYGQAYALWKQTLDVVLKQENSKPSQ is encoded by the coding sequence ATGGGCGGTCTGCTTCTGGGGCTTGATATAGGCAGTTCATTCGTTAAGGCATCGATTATTGAAATCGAAAGAGGACTGTTGAAAACCGCATCACACTCCCCGGAAACCGAAATGGAGATTTTATCCCCCAGGCCGGGCCATGCCGAACAGGACCCTGAAACCTGGTGGAAGGCGGTATTGGCCTGTCTCGATAAAATTAAATCAGCAGGAATAAGACTCGATGAAATCGAGGCAATCGGAATCTCATACCAGATGCACGGTCTTGTTGTGGTCGGCAAGGACTTAAGGCCGCTAAGGCCTTCAATTATCTGGTGCGACAGCAGGGCGGTCACAACCGGCGAAAAGGCGTTCGATGCAATAGGCCATGATCTGTGCCTGAAACGATTCATGAATTCTCCGGGAAATTTCACTGCATCAAAACTCGCCTGGGTCAAAAAAAACGAGCCTGGTATATACAAAAAAATCTACAAATTCATGCTTCCGGGAGATTATATTGCTCTCAAGCTTTCCGGTGAGGCAACAACAACACCGGCAGGACTCTCAGAGGGAATATTGTGGGATTATACGGACTCGGCCCCGGCAAAGCTTATACTTGATTATTTTGCAATCGATGAAAGGCTTATCCCGGAAATCAGGCCGTCATTCGGCCTGCAGTGCGTTATTTCCAGAAATGCCGCCTGTGAAACAGGCCTCAAAGAAGGCATTCCGGTCGCCTACCGCGCAGGCGACCAGCCCAATAATGCATTTTCGCTCAATGTACTCAATCCGGGAGAAACTGCAACTACCGCCGGGACATCAGGGGTTGTTTACGGGGTATCCAATAAACCTGTTTACGACGCAGAGTCCCGGGTCAACGGATTTCTGCATGTAAACCACTCGGCAAAGGCCGGCCGATACGGCATTCTCATGTGCATTAACGGCACCGGAATCCTGAATTCATGGCTAAAACACAACATGCCTGGTCTCAGTTATGAGGAAATGAACCGTCTCGCGGCGACCGTGGCGCCGGGCTCTGAAGGCCTCGTTATTCTTCCTTACGGAAACGGTGCGGAAAGGACTCTCTCAAATATAAATCCCGGCGTGTCAGTGCGGGGGCTCGACCTGATAAGGCATACAAAGGCCCATCTTCTCCGCGCAGCCCAGGAGGGAATCGTCTTTGCTCTCAAATACGGTATGGAGATCATGGAAGGCATGGGCATAAAGGCTGAAACCATCCGTGCAGGACATGCCAATATGTTCCTCAGCAATGTGTTCTGTGAAGCCTTTGCCTGTGCGACCGAGGCGAATGTGGAATTGTTCTCGACCGACGGCGCCCAGGGAGCGGCGCGCGGCGCAGGCATCGGTTCAAACGCTTATGGTTCCTTTGCCGATGCCTTTACCGGGCTTGAAATAATATCGAAAATCGAACCGGCCCGAGGACTGGCAGACGCCTATGGACAGGCATACGCATTATGGAAGCAAACTCTTGATGTTGTGCTGAAACAGGAAAACAGCAAACCTTCCCAATGA
- a CDS encoding arginyltransferase, which produces MKEDRKCPYLPGRNSLYEEYYVDHLEPHIYEKLLSMGFRRSGRIVYRPICRNCSECRQIRIPVGLFNPGKSMKRVSRLGADVQASISRPRYSDEKHELFKRYLNHYHDNTMSRDRMSFISFLYDSPAETYEIVYSLEGRTVGISIVDAVPDGLSSVYMYFDPEYGKLSPGTLSIIREIRLCLELKLPYYYLGYLVSGSKTMNYKSRFRPYEVLTGPGKWETAGEKETVVFL; this is translated from the coding sequence ATGAAAGAAGACAGGAAATGCCCGTATCTGCCTGGCAGAAATTCATTATATGAAGAGTATTATGTCGATCATCTGGAGCCTCACATATACGAAAAACTTCTCTCGATGGGATTCAGAAGGAGCGGAAGAATAGTATACAGGCCAATCTGCCGGAATTGTTCCGAATGCAGACAGATCCGTATTCCGGTCGGCCTGTTCAATCCCGGCAAATCCATGAAGAGGGTATCCCGGCTGGGAGCGGATGTGCAGGCGAGCATCTCGAGACCTCGATATTCAGATGAAAAACATGAACTATTTAAACGCTATCTTAACCACTATCATGACAATACAATGTCGAGAGACCGGATGTCCTTTATCTCCTTTCTTTATGATTCGCCTGCCGAGACATACGAAATCGTTTACAGCTTGGAAGGTCGTACTGTGGGGATAAGCATAGTGGATGCAGTACCTGACGGGCTGAGCAGTGTATACATGTATTTTGATCCGGAATACGGGAAGCTCAGTCCGGGCACCCTCTCAATCATAAGGGAGATAAGATTATGCCTTGAGCTTAAGCTGCCGTATTACTATCTGGGATACCTTGTATCAGGAAGCAAAACCATGAACTACAAATCGAGGTTCAGGCCATATGAGGTTCTCACTGGACCAGGCAAATGGGAAACTGCCGGTGAAAAGGAAACGGTTGTCTTTCTGTGA
- a CDS encoding 2-hydroxyacid dehydrogenase translates to MALTVLSLAPLQAELVKLLIMQTPGVPDFEVMAGNGMSAEEIKKHIGKADAVLCDYTFKHEITEDLVSEAKKLKLIQQPSVGYQNIDVEACTARGIMVANTAGANTASVAEHTVAWGLCLLKNMFHAHKSTQQGKWEQMNIKPAELKARVWGIVGFGRIGQAVAVRLKPFELSSILYFDIHRYESSLEQELGVEYCDMKTLLSRSDIISLHAPLTEATRNMIDEAALNAMKNGAYLINVARAELVDEKALADAIMKGKIAGAGIDVFSEEPVKMNNPLLGVDSDRLLLSPHVAGVTDEAAGRIINMAAANIARVLKGDAPESLVNNV, encoded by the coding sequence ATGGCCCTGACAGTGCTTTCACTTGCCCCTCTTCAGGCTGAACTGGTCAAGCTTCTAATCATGCAGACCCCTGGCGTACCTGATTTTGAAGTAATGGCCGGTAACGGGATGTCTGCTGAAGAAATAAAAAAGCACATCGGGAAAGCTGATGCGGTTTTGTGTGACTATACGTTCAAGCACGAAATAACCGAAGACCTTGTGTCCGAGGCCAAGAAACTGAAACTCATCCAGCAGCCGAGCGTCGGGTATCAGAATATAGATGTGGAGGCCTGCACGGCCAGAGGAATCATGGTAGCGAACACCGCCGGCGCCAACACAGCCAGTGTGGCTGAACACACTGTCGCGTGGGGGCTTTGCCTGCTCAAAAACATGTTCCATGCGCACAAGAGCACGCAGCAGGGCAAGTGGGAGCAAATGAATATCAAACCGGCAGAGCTTAAAGCCAGGGTATGGGGTATTGTCGGCTTCGGCCGAATCGGACAGGCGGTTGCCGTAAGGCTGAAGCCCTTCGAGTTGAGCAGTATCCTATATTTCGACATTCATAGATATGAGAGCTCACTGGAACAGGAACTCGGCGTAGAATACTGCGACATGAAAACGCTTTTGAGCCGGTCCGACATAATAAGCCTGCATGCGCCGCTTACAGAAGCCACACGGAACATGATCGATGAAGCAGCCCTCAATGCCATGAAAAACGGCGCTTATCTGATCAATGTAGCCAGGGCTGAACTGGTTGACGAAAAAGCGCTGGCTGATGCCATTATGAAAGGAAAGATTGCCGGAGCAGGTATAGATGTTTTTTCAGAAGAGCCTGTAAAAATGAATAACCCTCTGCTGGGCGTGGACAGCGACAGACTGTTGCTTTCTCCCCATGTAGCGGGAGTGACCGATGAGGCTGCCGGAAGAATCATAAACATGGCTGCGGCAAACATCGCCCGGGTGTTGAAAGGCGATGCCCCGGAATCACTGGTGAATAATGTCTGA
- a CDS encoding molybdopterin biosynthesis protein, with translation MKRHVYLAMKGLDEAREIFSKVWQGKKTEPEEISVEDSLGRVTARPVFARISAPTYHCAAMDGIAVRAEETYGTTEKNPKHLTIGIDAFWINTGQALTEGCNAVIMIEKVHQLDDDRLEIMSPAYPWQNIRKVGEDIVATQLLLPQNHVIRPYDMGALAASGIFRIEVRKKPRVAIIPTGTELIRHTDIDDPGLIKKNQIIESNSITLSGLVREAHGEPVVYDIVPDTEEDIRSVLLRAASSDADLILINAGSSAGSKDYTANIVAEIGEVLVHGVAMMPGKPTILGVIQGKPVIGIPGYTVSAVMSFEQFARPVIFGLQGLSLPERRTIRVKPSRDIPSRLGTEEFVRVNIGRVGERLVATPLPRSAGSVTTLTRAEGIIRIPSMSEGVTQDEEISAELLVDDEELRNTIVVIGSHDITIDILADEIRRSGKNIRISSGNAGSLGGLIAIRKGMCHIAGSHLLDTETGEYNVSYIRRYLKGIRICLFRLVMRDQGLIVAKGNPKGIKGISDLTRNDITFINRQPGSGTRILLDYNLARSGISPESIKGYEREEFTHMSVAVDVLSGAADCGMAIYAAAKALDLDFIPMDREQYDLVIPADFLNVKNIQVVLDTIRSPEFRDKVSALGGYDASGSGELIAEMEA, from the coding sequence ATGAAGAGGCATGTTTATCTGGCAATGAAGGGGCTTGATGAAGCCCGTGAGATATTCTCGAAGGTATGGCAGGGAAAAAAGACCGAGCCCGAGGAGATAAGTGTTGAAGATTCCCTTGGGCGTGTAACAGCCAGGCCTGTTTTTGCAAGGATATCGGCACCGACCTATCATTGTGCCGCCATGGACGGTATTGCTGTCCGGGCGGAAGAGACCTACGGAACCACGGAGAAGAACCCTAAGCATTTGACCATAGGTATTGATGCGTTTTGGATCAATACCGGTCAGGCCCTGACCGAGGGCTGTAACGCAGTTATCATGATAGAAAAGGTTCATCAGCTTGATGACGACAGGCTGGAGATCATGTCTCCCGCCTATCCCTGGCAGAACATAAGAAAGGTGGGAGAGGACATTGTTGCAACGCAGCTGCTTCTGCCCCAGAACCATGTAATCAGGCCCTATGATATGGGGGCGCTTGCTGCATCGGGCATATTCAGAATAGAGGTTCGCAAGAAGCCCAGGGTGGCAATCATCCCGACCGGCACGGAGCTCATCCGTCACACTGATATCGATGATCCCGGCCTGATAAAGAAAAACCAGATCATAGAATCCAATTCCATAACGCTTTCCGGCCTTGTACGCGAAGCCCATGGAGAGCCGGTTGTTTATGATATAGTCCCGGATACCGAAGAGGATATTCGCAGCGTCCTCTTGAGGGCTGCCAGTTCCGATGCTGACCTTATTCTCATAAATGCCGGTTCATCTGCGGGTTCGAAGGATTATACGGCCAATATCGTGGCTGAAATCGGTGAAGTCCTTGTGCACGGGGTTGCCATGATGCCCGGAAAGCCCACCATACTGGGCGTCATTCAGGGCAAACCGGTCATAGGCATTCCCGGCTATACCGTCTCAGCTGTAATGTCTTTCGAGCAGTTTGCCCGTCCCGTGATATTCGGGCTTCAGGGGCTTTCCCTTCCGGAGAGAAGGACCATCCGTGTAAAACCATCACGGGATATTCCATCCAGACTGGGGACAGAGGAATTCGTCAGGGTGAATATCGGCAGGGTCGGAGAAAGGCTGGTTGCAACGCCGCTGCCAAGGTCTGCTGGTTCGGTTACCACGCTTACAAGGGCGGAAGGCATCATACGTATCCCGTCAATGTCCGAAGGCGTGACGCAGGATGAAGAGATAAGCGCAGAACTCCTGGTGGACGATGAAGAACTCAGAAACACCATAGTCGTTATAGGAAGCCATGACATAACAATAGACATTCTCGCCGATGAGATCAGGCGCAGCGGCAAAAACATCCGGATATCATCCGGGAATGCAGGCAGCCTCGGCGGCCTCATCGCCATAAGAAAAGGCATGTGCCACATTGCCGGGTCGCATCTCCTGGATACTGAAACAGGCGAATATAATGTCTCCTACATCAGGCGATACCTGAAAGGCATCAGGATATGTCTCTTCCGCCTGGTCATGAGGGATCAGGGACTGATAGTGGCAAAGGGCAATCCCAAAGGCATAAAAGGGATTTCGGACCTCACGAGGAATGATATCACATTCATCAACAGGCAGCCTGGCTCGGGTACGCGCATACTGCTTGACTATAACCTGGCCCGTTCGGGCATAAGCCCGGAATCAATAAAAGGTTATGAACGTGAGGAGTTCACCCACATGTCCGTGGCCGTTGATGTACTTTCCGGAGCCGCTGACTGCGGCATGGCCATCTATGCCGCGGCTAAAGCGCTCGACCTCGATTTTATTCCGATGGACAGGGAACAGTATGACCTGGTTATTCCGGCTGATTTCCTCAATGTTAAGAACATTCAGGTTGTGCTTGATACCATACGTTCCCCTGAGTTTAGAGACAAGGTCTCGGCCCTCGGCGGGTATGATGCATCCGGAAGCGGGGAACTAATTGCGGAGATGGAAGCGTAG